In Akkermansia muciniphila, one DNA window encodes the following:
- the rpmF gene encoding 50S ribosomal protein L32, whose translation MAAPKRRTSKMKQRTRLAAQAWRAPKLRKCQNCGSSTPGHTACPNCGTYKTRSGKEIVVKAEA comes from the coding sequence ATGGCAGCACCTAAGCGCAGAACGTCCAAGATGAAGCAGCGTACCCGCCTTGCCGCGCAGGCATGGCGCGCGCCGAAGCTCCGCAAGTGCCAGAATTGCGGCAGCAGCACCCCCGGTCATACCGCCTGCCCCAATTGCGGTACGTACAAGACCCGTTCCGGCAAGGAAATCGTGGTGAAGGCGGAAGCGTAA
- the plsX gene encoding phosphate acyltransferase PlsX, whose translation MKIALDVMGGDNAPDINVDGAKRALRDFPLIEKIYLVGREETVRSSCDRWGLSGPRVEIVPAAEVVEMNESGLLAVRKKKNSSMSISVDLVKSGDADAVVSAGNTGAAVAAATVKLRLLEGVERAGIVTQLPNEFGVCNVTDTGANPDAKPRHLVGYAVMASILARSVYCKQMPKVGVMSNGSEDEKGTDFTKGTFCLLKHLEERGALPFKFVGNVEGHDLFEHEIDVALTDGFTGNVLLKTCEATAKAFSKWLKEELKANPFRMVGAACASGAFRAMKARLSADSVGGSPLLGVKGVTIIAHGSSTPVAIRNALRVSMEMVQQGVNPLIEEEMARLGTIPEVAEVYPK comes from the coding sequence ATGAAGATTGCACTGGATGTGATGGGCGGCGACAATGCGCCCGATATTAATGTGGACGGGGCGAAGCGGGCCCTCCGGGATTTCCCTCTCATTGAAAAGATCTACCTTGTGGGAAGGGAAGAAACGGTGCGCAGCTCTTGTGACCGCTGGGGACTTTCTGGTCCGCGCGTGGAGATCGTTCCGGCTGCGGAAGTTGTGGAAATGAACGAGTCCGGATTGCTGGCGGTGAGAAAGAAAAAAAATTCGTCCATGTCCATTTCCGTGGATCTGGTCAAATCCGGAGATGCGGATGCCGTGGTCAGCGCGGGCAACACGGGGGCGGCTGTAGCGGCTGCCACCGTCAAACTGAGGTTGCTTGAGGGCGTGGAGCGTGCGGGCATTGTGACCCAGCTTCCAAATGAATTCGGAGTCTGCAATGTGACTGATACCGGAGCCAACCCGGATGCCAAGCCCCGGCATCTGGTAGGATATGCCGTTATGGCCAGCATTCTGGCGCGTTCCGTTTACTGCAAACAGATGCCTAAGGTGGGAGTTATGAGCAATGGCTCTGAAGATGAAAAGGGAACAGATTTTACCAAAGGAACTTTTTGTCTGTTGAAGCATTTGGAGGAGCGCGGTGCGCTCCCTTTTAAATTTGTAGGCAATGTGGAAGGCCACGATCTTTTTGAGCATGAAATAGATGTGGCTCTGACAGATGGTTTTACCGGAAATGTCCTGCTGAAAACATGCGAGGCCACCGCCAAGGCTTTCAGCAAATGGCTGAAAGAGGAACTTAAGGCAAACCCGTTCCGCATGGTTGGAGCTGCTTGCGCCTCCGGAGCATTCCGCGCCATGAAAGCACGCCTTTCTGCGGACTCCGTAGGGGGAAGCCCTCTTTTGGGCGTTAAGGGCGTGACCATCATAGCGCATGGCAGTTCTACCCCCGTAGCCATCCGCAATGCCCTGAGAGTTTCCATGGAAATGGTCCAGCAGGGTGTCAATCCCCTCATAGAAGAGGAGATGGCCCGGCTGGGCACTATTCCGGAGGTTGCCGAAGTGTATCCCAAATAA
- a CDS encoding YceD family protein yields MKRLLVELENLPEAGKKYSGELDSEIFGIDDEEVTSIGPLAFDLHVQRFENELFIRGNISAPFKFRCVRCLGYFDYVVEVCDFAASFQIDSQNVVDVSDSLREEIVLDFPAYPKCADGGMENDCMAKTPYFGVDKEGGTGVNSSAPIRNSGVWDALNELGDHH; encoded by the coding sequence ATGAAAAGATTGCTGGTAGAACTGGAGAACTTGCCGGAGGCCGGGAAAAAATACAGCGGCGAGCTGGATTCTGAAATTTTCGGCATTGATGATGAAGAGGTTACTTCCATTGGGCCTCTTGCTTTTGATTTGCATGTGCAGAGATTTGAAAACGAATTGTTTATAAGAGGCAACATTTCCGCCCCCTTCAAATTCCGCTGCGTGCGTTGCCTGGGCTACTTTGACTACGTGGTGGAAGTTTGTGATTTCGCCGCTTCTTTCCAGATTGATTCACAGAATGTTGTGGATGTTTCAGATTCCCTGAGGGAGGAAATAGTTCTGGATTTTCCGGCATACCCGAAGTGTGCTGACGGAGGCATGGAAAACGACTGTATGGCGAAAACTCCGTATTTTGGAGTGGACAAAGAGGGGGGAACGGGTGTAAACAGTTCTGCCCCGATCAGGAATAGCGGCGTGTGGGACGCCCTCAATGAACTGGGAGATCATCATTAA
- a CDS encoding histidine triad nucleotide-binding protein produces the protein MAATLFEKICSGEIPADIVYQDELCVCFRDISPQAPEHLLLVPRKPIPRLSEAGEEDTALLGHMMLAVGRIVRTLHLDEGGFRLVINNGHDAGEAVPHLHMHLLAGRKLEWPPG, from the coding sequence ATGGCCGCTACGTTATTTGAAAAAATCTGTTCCGGGGAAATTCCCGCGGACATTGTGTATCAGGATGAGCTGTGTGTTTGTTTCCGGGACATTAGCCCACAAGCGCCGGAACATTTGCTGCTGGTTCCGCGCAAGCCCATTCCCCGCCTTTCCGAGGCCGGGGAGGAAGATACAGCCCTTTTGGGGCACATGATGCTGGCAGTCGGGCGGATTGTCCGGACTCTTCATCTGGATGAAGGAGGATTCCGCCTGGTTATCAACAACGGGCATGACGCCGGGGAAGCTGTTCCCCATTTGCACATGCATCTGCTGGCAGGCCGCAAGCTGGAATGGCCTCCCGGTTAG